Sequence from the Ornithinimicrobium humiphilum genome:
GCGCGGCCAGCGGGGTCGTGGCGTCGGGAGGTGCCGCCGACGTGCCGGGGGCGACCCACCCGGGATAGGTCTGGGGCTCGGGGACCACCGGACGGCCGGTGGGAGGGGGCAGCGCGCCGGTGCGGTCGACGTGGATGCCCTGGGTGGGGTCGCTCATGGGACCCGATTGTGCCAAGGGGTGCGCATGGTCACGACGGGATCCCCGTTCTCAGCCCAGGACGGTGGCGGGACGCCGGACGGGCGTGGTCGTGCGACCCCGGGAGACCGGCGCGCGGTGGGCCAGCGACTGGCGCAGCAGCGCCCGGCCGCGGTGGATCCGCGAGCGCACGGTGCCCATCTTGATGCCGAGCGTCTGCGCGACCTCCTCGTAGGACAGCCCCTCGATGTCGGAGAGCACCACCGCGGCGCGGAACTGCGGCGGCAGCGCGGCCAGCGCGGCCTGGATCTCGGAGTCGAGGTGGGTCATCTCGAAGGCCGTCTCGGGGTCGGTCCCGGCGGCGCGCAGGGGCAGGCGGGCGGCGAGCTCCTCGGTGAGCGCGTCGAAGCGCAGCCGCTGCCGGCGGCGGACCCGGTCGAGGAAGAGGTTGGTCGTGATGCGGTGCAGCCAGCCCTCGAACGTGCCGGGACGGTAGCTGTCGAGCGAACGGAAGACCCGGACGAAGACGTCCTGGGTCAGGTCCTCGGCCTCGTGCGGGTCACCGGTCAGCCGGTAGGCCAGGCGGTAGACGCGGGCCGAGTGCTCGCGCACGACCTCGTCCCACGACGGCGGCACCCAAGCCGCGGTGTCGTCCGTCCCCGCGTTGGGTCCGACGACGTCCGGCAGCTGCCCGTTCATGCGCTCCATGCTCCCAACGGCTGCTGGGAACCTGCTGGGTGCGGCCGGGGTAGCCGAGCGGTCGGGCCGGCGCCCCGCCGGACGTTAGGGTGGACGCCATGGCAGCTGCGAAGGTCTCGTCCCTGGCCTACTCCGAGGACTTCATCACCCCCCACCCCGTCATCGAGCGGGCCCAGCGGCGCGGTGAGCAGCTCGGCGCGGCACCGGTGAGCAACGGCGCCGGCGCGACCCTGCGCCTGCTCGCCGCCACCGTCGCCGCCCGGCACGTCGTCGAGGTGGGCACCGGCGCGGGCAGCTCGGGCCTCTGGCTGCTCCAGGGCATGCCCCGCGACGGGGTTCTCACCTCCATCGACGACGACCCCGAGGTGCAGCGCGCCGCCAAAGAGGCCTACGCCGCGGCCGGCATCCCCTCCCAGCGCACCCGGGTCATCACCGGCGAGGCCGAGCAGGTCCTGGGCCGCCTCACCGACGGCGCCTACGACCTCGTGCTCGTCGACGCCGACGTGGAGTCCAGCCCGGTCTACGCCGAGCAGGCCGTCCGGCTGCTGCGCGCCGGGGGCGTGCTCGTCGTCAACGACATGCTGGGCGAGGACCGCGTGGCCGACCCCGCGGCCCGCGACGAGGTCACGACCCTGCTGCGCGACCTGGGCAAGAAGCTGCGCGACGACGACCGGCTCGTCCCCCTGCTCCTGCCCGTCGGCGGCGGGCTCCTGGTGGCCGTCCGCCGCTGAGTCGACGACGGCCGCCCCGCGCACGGCACCGACCCTGACGGATACCCGGGCGCCGCACCGCATACCCCCGCGCAGCACGACGCCCCCCGACCGGTGCGGTCGGGGGGCGTCGTGAGTCTCGTCCGGGTCGTCAGCCGACGCAGTCCTTGATGGCCTCGCCCAGGGCTGCGGCCTCCTCGGCGTTCATCTCGACGACCAGCCGGCCGCCGCCCTCGAGGGGCATGCGCAGGACGATGCCGCGCCCTTCCTTGGTGACCTCCAGAGGACCGTCTCCGGTGCGAGGCTTCATTGCTGCCATGGGTTGCCCTTCCTTGTGGCGGCCGAGGAACGCTGCTCCCACCGCTCCCTGCAGTGGGTCGACAGTCGCCCCTAGTATCTCCCGACTCGTCGTCCCATCCTAATCCAGCCCACGCGTTCCGCTCCGGATTCTGGCCCTGACCAGCGATACTGGAGCCGTGCACGCCCGATCCGCCGTCGTCGACCTCTACGGCGACCACCTGCGCGAGCACGGGTGGTGGGCGCCCGTGGCCGGCATCGTCACGCTCACCTCGACCTGCAACGTCCAGCCGGCGGCCGCGCGCACCGCCGTCTCCCGGCTCGTGCGCGAGGGCTGGCTCGTGGCGGAGCGCCACGAGGGCGTCCGGGGGTATGCCGCCACCCCCCTCGCGCGCGAACGTCTCGTCCGCGCCGGCGAGCGCATCTACGCCGACCGGCCGCCGCGCTGGTCCGGCTCCTGGCACCTCGTGGTCGTCGACGGCGACGGCGACCGCCGTCGCCGCGACCGGGTCGCCGCCTCGCTGGGCTACCTCGGCTACGGCCGGCTGGCGCCGGGCACCTGGGCGAGCCCCTGGCGCAGCCCCGAGCTCGCCGACGCCCTGGCCGACCACGGCGCCTCGTGGACCGGCTGGACGGCGCAGCCCGAGGAGGTCGACGCGGCCGCGCTGACCGCCCGGCTGTGGGACCTCGACGCGCTGGGTCGGGCCTATCTCGACTTCGGCGCCACCCTGCC
This genomic interval carries:
- the sigE gene encoding RNA polymerase sigma factor SigE; its protein translation is MNGQLPDVVGPNAGTDDTAAWVPPSWDEVVREHSARVYRLAYRLTGDPHEAEDLTQDVFVRVFRSLDSYRPGTFEGWLHRITTNLFLDRVRRRQRLRFDALTEELAARLPLRAAGTDPETAFEMTHLDSEIQAALAALPPQFRAAVVLSDIEGLSYEEVAQTLGIKMGTVRSRIHRGRALLRQSLAHRAPVSRGRTTTPVRRPATVLG
- a CDS encoding O-methyltransferase, whose product is MAAAKVSSLAYSEDFITPHPVIERAQRRGEQLGAAPVSNGAGATLRLLAATVAARHVVEVGTGAGSSGLWLLQGMPRDGVLTSIDDDPEVQRAAKEAYAAAGIPSQRTRVITGEAEQVLGRLTDGAYDLVLVDADVESSPVYAEQAVRLLRAGGVLVVNDMLGEDRVADPAARDEVTTLLRDLGKKLRDDDRLVPLLLPVGGGLLVAVRR
- a CDS encoding DUF3117 domain-containing protein; protein product: MAAMKPRTGDGPLEVTKEGRGIVLRMPLEGGGRLVVEMNAEEAAALGEAIKDCVG
- a CDS encoding PaaX family transcriptional regulator C-terminal domain-containing protein, which gives rise to MHARSAVVDLYGDHLREHGWWAPVAGIVTLTSTCNVQPAAARTAVSRLVREGWLVAERHEGVRGYAATPLARERLVRAGERIYADRPPRWSGSWHLVVVDGDGDRRRRDRVAASLGYLGYGRLAPGTWASPWRSPELADALADHGASWTGWTAQPEEVDAAALTARLWDLDALGRAYLDFGATLPDPDRLADLEPAAAYALRAELVHEWRKFLFRDPGLPVEVLPPDWPGQTVRETFLDVAGRLRPAADAFVAATLGAARARPTAARGEAARPA